TTTCCTGACCGTCAAACACTCCATCTTGAACACTGCGACAATGGAGGCGAACAGGTGGTTGGCCTGTGTCCTGGCAGTGTGGGCGGGTGATTTGGCAAAGGCGGCATTGGACTTGAGCGATTTATGGAAGACCTCCACTTTCCACCGTTTCTGGTAGGTTGTGGTGATTTTGTCCCACCCAGCGTCCAGCTTGCTACAGGCCAGCGCGGTGGCGTAGCCAAAAGTGACGCTCAAGTAGTCCGTGTAGAGGTCAAGGCGGTTCTGGTTCATCCTCTGAATATAGCCGGGCAGATAGCTCGCTGCGTAACATCAGTTAAGTAGCACCGAACTCATGGGAGCCAACCTCGGTGGAGCAGACCTCAATTTTGCTAACCTCCGTAATACCGTATTAATAGTAGCCGGTGAAGTCGGGTGATACTTCAAGCATACTGCCCAGCACACCACCCCGACGCCCATGCCCACTGGAAGTTGTAGCCCCCTAGCCACCCCGTCACATCCACTGTTTCCCCGATAAAATACAAGCCTTGCACCTTACGGGCTTCCAGGGTTTTGGAGGAAAGTTCGCGCGTATCGACGCCGCCCAGGCTGACTTCCGCCGTGCGCATCCCCTCTGTGCCTGCCGGGGTTAGCTGCCATGCCTGCAACTGTTGGGAAATTGCCTGCAATTGCTTGCCACCATACTGCCCCATCGGGCGGTTGGGGAGTAGGGTTTCGCACAGGCGTTGTGCCAGCCGGTTGGGCAAGGCTTCCGCCAGCAGGGTTTTCAATTCGGTTTTGGGGCGTTGTTGCTGCATGACACTTAGCCATTCCAAAGCATCCCTGTCGGGCAACAGGTTGATTTCCAGGGTTTCGCCTTTGTGCCAGTAGGAAGAAACCTGCAACATGGCAGGGCCGCTCAGCCCCCGGTGGGTGAACAGCATGTATTCGCGGAAGTGGCCTTCCCCACAACTGACGGCAACTTCCGTGCTCACACCCGCCAGCCCGGCAAACAGCCCGTCCAGCACATCCTGGGTAAAAGTAAAGGGAACCAGTGCCGGGGAAAACG
The sequence above is drawn from the Thiothrix nivea DSM 5205 genome and encodes:
- a CDS encoding pentapeptide repeat-containing protein; this encodes MGANLGGADLNFANLRNTVLIVAGEVG
- a CDS encoding NAD(P)/FAD-dependent oxidoreductase, with amino-acid sequence MQTMEHYDVIIIGAGAAGLMCAAETGKRGRRVLLLDKADKIGKKILISGGGRCNFTNLNTNPAAYLSHNPHFCKSALARYAPQDFLNLMRKHGLSWHEKTLGQLFCDQKAPAIVAMLWEECAQAGVVLRLNTEVDTIIRREAASFHLQTGSCTLACTALVIATGGPSIPRMGATDFGIRLARQFGLKSVPFSPALVPFTFTQDVLDGLFAGLAGVSTEVAVSCGEGHFREYMLFTHRGLSGPAMLQVSSYWHKGETLEINLLPDRDALEWLSVMQQQRPKTELKTLLAEALPNRLAQRLCETLLPNRPMGQYGGKQLQAISQQLQAWQLTPAGTEGMRTAEVSLGGVDTRELSSKTLEARKVQGLYFIGETVDVTGWLGGYNFQWAWASGWCAGQYA